The following proteins are encoded in a genomic region of Maribacter hydrothermalis:
- the xerA gene encoding site-specific tyrosine recombinase/integron integrase, translating to MEKGRSVTLKHLLIKEKRYIGLQFNTDKIIHALVKQLPDVKWSNSFNMAYILNTKQNLNEIFKIFNGVVWVNCNQFFDRNVAKEHNETIDITWFRKRELPATYRVCPLSYLDKLELRKYANNTVKTYVNSFETFINYYNTKDLISINESDVRGYILKLIQEDKSNAYINTAINSIKFYYESVLGMPNRFYEIERPRKQKKLPKVLSKDDVLSIIANTNNLKHKCIISLLYSSGIRRNELVNLKISDIDSKRMLIRIESAKGNKDRYTLLSHSLLKDLREYYKQYKPEKYLVEGLYGKQYSGQSIGKVVLNAAIKSGIIIPVTPHMLRHSFATHLLEAGVDLRQIQVLLGHSSSKTTEIYTHVATTTFKKIKNPLDS from the coding sequence TTTACAATTCAACACAGATAAAATTATTCATGCGCTTGTTAAGCAGTTACCAGATGTTAAATGGAGTAATAGCTTTAACATGGCTTACATTTTGAACACCAAACAAAATCTTAATGAAATATTCAAAATATTCAATGGTGTTGTTTGGGTTAATTGTAACCAATTTTTTGACAGAAACGTAGCCAAAGAACATAACGAGACAATCGATATTACCTGGTTTAGAAAAAGGGAGCTTCCAGCAACGTATCGCGTTTGTCCTTTAAGTTATTTAGATAAGTTAGAATTAAGGAAATATGCCAATAACACAGTAAAAACATATGTAAATTCTTTTGAAACATTCATAAATTACTACAACACTAAAGATTTAATATCTATTAATGAAAGTGATGTTAGAGGTTATATTTTAAAACTAATTCAAGAGGACAAATCCAATGCCTATATCAATACCGCTATCAATAGTATAAAATTTTATTATGAATCGGTTCTAGGTATGCCCAATAGGTTTTATGAAATAGAAAGACCTAGAAAACAAAAGAAATTACCCAAAGTTCTTTCCAAAGATGATGTTCTCAGCATCATTGCCAACACTAATAACTTAAAACACAAATGTATTATTAGTCTTCTATATTCCTCTGGAATAAGAAGAAATGAATTGGTAAATTTAAAAATCAGTGATATAGATAGTAAAAGGATGTTGATACGGATTGAATCTGCAAAAGGTAATAAAGACCGTTATACTTTGCTATCACATTCTTTATTGAAAGATTTACGAGAATATTATAAACAATATAAACCAGAAAAATACCTTGTTGAAGGTTTATATGGCAAGCAATATTCAGGTCAAAGTATTGGAAAAGTTGTACTTAATGCAGCTATAAAATCAGGTATTATAATTCCTGTAACTCCACATATGTTAAGACATAGTTTTGCTACCCATCTATTAGAAGCAGGTGTAGATTTAAGACAAATTCAGGTTTTATTGGGTCATAGTTCTAGCAAGACAACTGAAATTTATACACATGTTGCCACAACAACTTTCAAAAAAATAAAAAATCCTCTTGACTCTTAG
- a CDS encoding IS1182 family transposase: protein MQGKKEYQEKLFASFQLSERIPKNNFYRRLGSALDLGFLYKLTRPYYGESGQKSIDPVVFFKLCLVGYLENLISDRKLIAHCSMRLDILYFIGYDIDEELPWHSTISRTRQLFPESVFEEVFTNILQLCIEKGMVSGHTQAIDSAPVKANASMDTLELKVPEEELKEHLVRIRAISAMDREVPHRKSKDNKADKGDRSITASGKELNAIKSRNKKWAKDQDQRPGAGNKGAKYTSNKTHYSPTDPDARISVKPGKARKLNYLSQLSVDTAHHVITDIRAYHADGKDNQQLQDIVQRLQRRLWQQGLVFENCVADTGYSSGENYAFLENQGLKSFIPPHGTYKGGPDGFTYIREHDNYLCPQGKVIPFKKVFLDSRTKTKKKAYRASSKICKGCSIMESCLGKVNEKQFSVTYYRAEYERNIARVESPQGRYMKGKRQSTVEPVFGTLTQFMGMRKINTIGLEQANKVMHLSAIAYNLKKYLKFELKRSNSGLAKLAFKVFIKSTVQDMFSVFLRHQKVTF, encoded by the coding sequence ATGCAGGGAAAAAAGGAGTACCAGGAGAAGCTTTTCGCTAGTTTCCAACTTAGTGAACGTATACCGAAGAACAATTTTTACAGGCGTTTGGGATCCGCCCTTGATCTTGGTTTCCTCTATAAGTTGACTCGGCCCTATTATGGGGAGAGCGGTCAAAAGAGCATAGACCCCGTGGTGTTCTTCAAGCTTTGTCTGGTGGGTTATCTGGAGAACCTTATCAGCGACCGTAAACTGATTGCGCATTGTTCGATGCGCTTGGACATTCTTTATTTCATAGGCTATGACATTGATGAGGAACTTCCATGGCACAGTACCATAAGCCGTACACGCCAACTGTTTCCAGAGTCCGTTTTCGAGGAAGTGTTCACGAATATTTTACAGTTGTGTATAGAAAAGGGAATGGTAAGTGGTCATACCCAAGCGATAGATTCGGCACCGGTAAAGGCGAACGCGAGTATGGATACCTTGGAACTGAAAGTGCCCGAGGAAGAACTAAAGGAGCACTTGGTGCGGATACGGGCGATCAGCGCCATGGACAGGGAAGTGCCACACCGTAAGTCCAAGGATAATAAAGCGGATAAGGGCGATCGTAGTATTACCGCAAGTGGAAAGGAGCTGAATGCGATAAAGAGCCGTAACAAGAAGTGGGCGAAGGATCAGGATCAAAGACCCGGTGCAGGTAATAAAGGTGCGAAGTACACCAGTAACAAAACACATTATAGCCCAACGGACCCCGATGCCAGGATAAGTGTGAAACCCGGCAAGGCCAGAAAGCTGAACTATCTTTCTCAACTTAGTGTTGACACGGCGCATCATGTTATAACCGACATCAGGGCGTACCATGCAGATGGAAAGGATAACCAGCAATTACAGGATATCGTACAACGCTTGCAAAGAAGATTATGGCAACAAGGTCTGGTATTTGAAAACTGCGTGGCCGATACGGGGTATAGTAGCGGGGAGAACTATGCATTTCTGGAAAACCAAGGGCTAAAAAGTTTCATTCCACCGCATGGCACCTATAAAGGTGGTCCCGATGGGTTTACGTACATCAGGGAACACGACAATTATCTATGCCCACAGGGCAAGGTGATCCCTTTCAAAAAAGTGTTCCTTGACAGCCGGACCAAGACCAAAAAGAAGGCGTACCGCGCGTCGAGCAAGATCTGCAAGGGCTGCTCGATCATGGAAAGCTGCCTTGGAAAGGTCAACGAGAAACAGTTCTCGGTCACGTATTATCGGGCGGAATACGAACGGAACATCGCAAGGGTCGAGAGCCCACAGGGCAGGTATATGAAGGGTAAACGACAAAGCACCGTAGAACCCGTTTTCGGTACCCTCACCCAGTTCATGGGCATGCGCAAGATAAATACGATAGGTCTGGAACAGGCCAACAAGGTGATGCACCTCTCCGCAATCGCCTATAACCTTAAGAAGTACCTGAAATTTGAACTGAAACGTTCAAATAGTGGGCTAGCAAAGCTTGCTTTTAAGGTCTTTATAAAAAGTACTGTCCAAGATATGTTTTCAGTATTCCTAAGGCATCAAAAAGTGACATTCTAA